From the genome of Pseudomonas mohnii:
CAATGCCGAGGAAAAGCCTGCCGGCAAGCGCGGATTCGTCAAAGCCTCCGGCGAGCAATTGCTATTCGCGGACAACACCCCGGCGCGCTTCTGGGGTACCAACCTGTCGGCCTATACGCTGTTCGGCACGCCAGACGATGCCATCAAGCAGCAGGCCAAACGGCTGTCCGCACTGGGTTTCAATCTTGTGCGATTGCATCACCATGACTCGCCGTGGGTGCTCCCGAATATCTTTGGCGACAGCCGGATCACGCGCAGCACCCAGGAACTGAGCCCGCAGTCACTGAAAAAAATCGACTGGTGGATCAAGTGCCTGAAAGACGAAGGCATTTATGTGTGGCTCGATATGCACGTCCAGCGAGCTCTTTTGGAAAAAGACAACATTTATGGCTTCGATGAATTGCCGAAAGAAGAGCAGAACTTTGCCTATCTCAAGGGCTATGCCTATGTGAATCTCACCATTCAGAAAGCCATGAAGCGCTTTACCGAAGACTACCTGACCCATGTGAACCCCTACACCGGTCTGGCCTACAAAGACGACCCGGCGGTCGCCGCCGTACTGATCACCAACGAAAACGACCTCACCCACCACTTTGGCAACGCACTGTTGCCAGACAAGAACGTGCCGAAGCACAACAGCGTCTACATGGCAGAGGCCAAAGCCTTTGCCAACCAGCACAATCTATCCGCAGACCAGACCTGGCGCTCCTGGGAGCCTGGTCCCTCCAAGCTGTTCCTGAACGACCTGGAACGACGTTTCAACGTCGATATGATCGAGCACCTGCGTGGCTTGGGGGTGAAAGTCCCCATCGCCACGACCAGCACCTGGGGCGGTAACAGCCTGAATTCCCTGCCCGCCCTTACCGTCGGCGACGTCATCGACGTCCACAGCTACGGAGGCGCTGGGCAGATAGAAAAAAACCCACTGTACAGCGACGGCATCGTGAACTGGATCGCCGCCGGCCAGGTCGCGGGCAAACCCTTGACCGTCACCGAGTGGAACAACGAGCCCTTCCCGACCCCAGACCGTCACTCGCTGCCACTCTATATCGCCGGCACCGCCAGCCACCAAGGCTGGGATGCACTGATGCAATATGCCTACAGCCAGGAGCCACTGGGGGGCGAAGGGATGAGCGCCAGCAACTGGCACGCCTATAACGACCCCGCAATGCTGGCCACGCTGCCCGCCGCCGCCTTGCTGTATCGCCGCGCAGACGTTCGCGAAGCAACAACGACCTATGTCTTTGCGCCGACGCCAGGCACCCTGTTCAACCAGATGATCACACCGGCCAACTCTGCTCTGCTGCGCACCGCCATGGAGAAAGGCAAGCTGGAAATCGCGATGCCGCAGACGCCGGAATTGCCCTGGTTGCAACAGAGCGTTATCCCGAGCAATGCGCAGGTGTTTCATGACCCCGGGCAATCGCTGCTGGACGCCAATGCCAACGAATCGACGACCGACACGGGTGAACTCAAGCGCAACTGGAAACAAGGCGTCTACACCATCAATACGCCGCGCACCCAGGCCGCGACCGGCTGGATCGGCGGCGAGTCGATTAGCCTGGGCAACATTCAAGTTCAAGTGAAGACCCTCAACGCCAGCGTGGTGGTGCAAAGCCTGGATGAAGCACCTTTGGGCCGGTCGCAGAATTTGATGATATCCCTGGGCGCTCGGGCCATCCCCCAAGACAACGACAAAACACCTTTTTACGTTGAGCCCCTCGAGGGCACGCTGACCCTCCAGGCGCCGCAGGGTTTGACACTGTTCACTCAAGGCATCATGGGGCAAATGAAGAAGCTGCCCGCGACCTATGCCGATGGTCACTACAAGATCAAGTTCGACGGCTTGCAGGCGTCGAACTGGTTGTTTTTGAGAAAGGGCGACGCGAAGTCAAACCCTGTCGATACAGCCTCATCACCCTCCTCCACCCGCCAATAATCGGCCAGTCGACCTGGGTTGA
Proteins encoded in this window:
- a CDS encoding cellulase family glycosylhydrolase codes for the protein MIPLLRRSRILLALLLFFAIWPLRTWASGWVASVDERNGLPTLMRGGSPAVTTTFSFFGRSWDWTYLQTEFKTNGPYRYTLAGKNTALDFDLNAQIQKQGPQSLTWKFALDARSMKSDLSGGGIVFNFDPSLFAGEMGPPTLLPDNSGWSWGNAQGRRIEMRFEPALAGVYFEPGDKSEVRAFFYKNTIKPGRQEFTATLSVSGDVAIGPTSSERFGLTDPKSWPTDKLDWKTSPVDLSFLNAEEKPAGKRGFVKASGEQLLFADNTPARFWGTNLSAYTLFGTPDDAIKQQAKRLSALGFNLVRLHHHDSPWVLPNIFGDSRITRSTQELSPQSLKKIDWWIKCLKDEGIYVWLDMHVQRALLEKDNIYGFDELPKEEQNFAYLKGYAYVNLTIQKAMKRFTEDYLTHVNPYTGLAYKDDPAVAAVLITNENDLTHHFGNALLPDKNVPKHNSVYMAEAKAFANQHNLSADQTWRSWEPGPSKLFLNDLERRFNVDMIEHLRGLGVKVPIATTSTWGGNSLNSLPALTVGDVIDVHSYGGAGQIEKNPLYSDGIVNWIAAGQVAGKPLTVTEWNNEPFPTPDRHSLPLYIAGTASHQGWDALMQYAYSQEPLGGEGMSASNWHAYNDPAMLATLPAAALLYRRADVREATTTYVFAPTPGTLFNQMITPANSALLRTAMEKGKLEIAMPQTPELPWLQQSVIPSNAQVFHDPGQSLLDANANESTTDTGELKRNWKQGVYTINTPRTQAATGWIGGESISLGNIQVQVKTLNASVVVQSLDEAPLGRSQNLMISLGARAIPQDNDKTPFYVEPLEGTLTLQAPQGLTLFTQGIMGQMKKLPATYADGHYKIKFDGLQASNWLFLRKGDAKSNPVDTASSPSSTRQ